Proteins co-encoded in one Armatimonadota bacterium genomic window:
- a CDS encoding methyl viologen-reducing hydrogenase subunit delta FlpD-like protein, with the protein MEEKLAATDKLSTSKDWEPLIVAFFCNWCTYTAADLAGVSRMGYDPNVRVIRVMCSGRVDPQFVLDAFAHGADGVLIGGCHPGDCHYVEGNYKTLRRYLLLKRLLRELGIEEGRLRLEWIAASEGEKVSKTINEMVEQVRALGPLRLTRKFKEWDAELATLEVEAQREEVAVHV; encoded by the coding sequence ATGGAAGAGAAACTGGCAGCAACCGACAAGCTCTCCACCAGTAAGGATTGGGAGCCATTGATCGTGGCTTTCTTCTGCAACTGGTGTACCTATACGGCGGCTGATCTGGCAGGTGTCTCCCGGATGGGCTATGACCCGAACGTGCGCGTCATCCGCGTGATGTGCTCCGGGCGCGTCGACCCGCAATTCGTTCTGGATGCTTTTGCGCACGGTGCAGATGGAGTGCTCATCGGGGGATGCCACCCGGGAGACTGCCACTACGTGGAAGGCAACTACAAAACTCTGCGCCGCTACCTCTTGCTCAAGCGCCTGTTGCGGGAGCTGGGTATCGAAGAGGGTCGCCTGCGACTGGAGTGGATTGCCGCTTCCGAGGGCGAGAAGGTGAGCAAAACCATCAACGAGATGGTGGAGCAGGTGCGCGCTCTGGGACCGCTGCGGCTGACCCGCAAGTTCAAAGAGTGGGATGCCGAGCTGGCAACCCTGGAGGTGGAAGCGCAAAGGGAGGAGGTGGCGGTCCATGTCTGA
- a CDS encoding F420-non-reducing hydrogenase subunit G yields the protein MSDKPKIAFYWCASCGGCEESIVDLAEDILEVAQAVDIVFWPVAMDFKRKDVEAMPDGSLLATMVNGSIRTSEQEEMAYLLRRKSQILIAYGSCAHTGGVPSLANQFDKEQILRYVYEEAPTVANEQKVRPQPRHQQNGTAITLPEFRGLVRSLDQVVEVDYYLPGCPPTPKLLKQAVLTLLSGNLPPKGTVLAPDTALCDQCPRKDTKPTDLKINEFKRPHWTQIDPNTCFLAQGIICMGPATRAGCEAQCISGNMPCTGCFGPTSRVRDQGAKILSSLASSVNAREPEDIEKILEGIVDPVGTFYRYSLAKSLLRAKVTR from the coding sequence ATGTCTGACAAGCCCAAGATCGCGTTCTACTGGTGCGCCTCCTGCGGCGGCTGCGAGGAGTCCATTGTCGACCTGGCAGAGGACATCCTCGAAGTCGCTCAGGCGGTAGATATCGTCTTCTGGCCCGTGGCGATGGATTTCAAGCGCAAAGATGTGGAAGCCATGCCTGACGGTTCTCTCCTCGCCACCATGGTCAACGGCTCTATCCGCACCTCCGAACAGGAGGAGATGGCATATCTGCTGCGCCGCAAGAGCCAGATTCTGATTGCGTACGGCTCGTGCGCCCACACCGGAGGCGTTCCCAGCCTCGCCAACCAGTTCGACAAGGAGCAAATCCTGCGTTACGTCTACGAGGAAGCACCAACGGTGGCCAACGAGCAGAAAGTACGCCCTCAGCCGCGCCATCAGCAGAATGGCACAGCGATTACCCTGCCGGAGTTCCGGGGACTGGTGCGAAGCCTGGACCAGGTGGTCGAGGTAGACTACTATCTGCCCGGCTGCCCACCGACTCCCAAACTGCTGAAGCAGGCAGTGCTGACCCTGCTCTCCGGCAACCTGCCGCCCAAGGGCACGGTGCTGGCACCGGATACCGCCCTCTGCGACCAGTGCCCGCGCAAAGACACGAAGCCGACCGACCTGAAGATCAACGAGTTCAAACGTCCGCACTGGACGCAGATAGACCCCAATACCTGCTTCCTGGCACAGGGCATTATCTGCATGGGGCCCGCTACTCGCGCTGGTTGCGAAGCGCAGTGCATCTCCGGCAATATGCCCTGCACCGGCTGTTTCGGACCCACTTCGCGCGTACGAGACCAGGGAGCCAAGATACTCTCCTCGCTGGCATCCTCCGTCAATGCCCGAGAGCCGGAGGATATCGAGAAGATACTGGAGGGGATTGTGGACCCGGTGGGAACCTTCTACCGCTACTCTCTGGCAAAATCGCTACTGCGTGCGAAAGTGACTCGTTGA